From the Thermus brockianus genome, the window TGGCGAGCGCCGGCGGGGCGCTTTCCAAGGCCCTCGCTCCCCGTTGGGTGGAGGGGGGTGCGGTGGTGGTGGACAACTCCAGCGCCTTCCGCTACGAGCCCTGGGTGCCTCTGGTGGTGCCCGAGGTGAACCGGGAGGCCATCTTCCGCCACCAGGGGATCATCGCCAACCCCAACTGCACCACGGCCATCCTGGCCATGGCCCTTTGGCCCCTGCACCGGGCCTTTCGGGCCAAGCGGGTGGTGGTGGCCACCTACCAGGCGGCCTCGGGGGCGGGAGCGAAGGGGATGGAGGAGCTTCTCAGGGAAACCCACCGCTTTCTCCACGGGCAAACCCCGGAGGCCGAGGTCTTCGCCCACCCCCTTCCCTTCAACGTCATCCCTCACATAGACGCTTTCCAGGAAAACGGCTACACCCGGGAGGAGATGAAGGTGGTGTGGGAGACCCACAAGATCTTTGGGGACGACTCCATCCGTATCAGCGCCACCGCGGTGCGGGTCCCCACCCTCAGGGCGCACGCGGAAGCGGTGAGCGTGGAGTTCGCCGAGCCCGTGACCCCCGAGGCGGCGCGGGAGGTCTTAAGGCAGGCCCCCGGGGTGGAGGTGGTGGACGAGCCTTTGGCCAAGCGCTACCCCATGCCCCTCACCGCCAGCCACAAGTGGAACGTGGAGGTCGGGCGGGTCCGCCAAAGCCTCGCCTTTGAGAACGGCCTGGACTTTTTCGTGGTGGGGGACCAGCTCCTAAAGGGAGCGGCCCTCAACGCCGTGCAGATCGCCGAGGAGTGGCTTAAGGGCGCCTGAGCCAAAGCCAGACCTCCCGGTTCCCCTCCTTGCCCGGGAGGGGGCTTTCCTTTTCCCCGAGTACCTGGAAGCCCAAAGCTTCCGCCCTTTCCCGCACCCGGCGGAGGGCTTCCCGCCGAAGGCCTTCGTCCCGCACCACCCCCGTGTGGGCTCCCGGCCAGAGCTCAAACTGGGGCTTGACCAGGACCAAAGCGTCCCCTCCGGGCCTGAGGAGTTCTAAGGCCTTGGGCAGGAGAAGGGTGGAGGAGATAAAGGACACATCCATGACCAGGAGGTCCACGGGCTCGGGGAGGTGGAGGGTGCGGGCGTCCTGCTCCTCCAGGCTCACCACCCGGGGGTCCTGGCGCAAGGTGGGGTGGAGCTGCCCCTTCCCCACGTCCACGGCGTAGACCCGCCGCGCCCCCCTTTCCAAAAGCACCTGGGTGAACCCTCCCGTGCTCGCCCCCACGTCCACCGCCACCTTGCCCGCCACGTCCAGGGGGAAGGCCTCCAGGGCCCCCAGGAGCTTGTGGGCGCCCCGGCTCACGTACCGGGCCTCCTCCAAGACCTCCACCCGGGCCCCCTCGGGCACGGGGAAGGCGGGCTTCGCCACCACCTTCCCCTCCACCCGCACCTTGCCCTGGACGATGAGGGCTTTGGCCTTCTCCCGGCTTTCCGCAAGGCCCTTTTCCACTAGGTACCGGTCCAGGCGCACGGAAGGTATTATCTACCCGTGGAGCCCGAGCTTTCCGGGGTTTGGTACGTGTTGGAGGGGGAGCCGGGGGAGCACCTGGTGGTGGAGGCCCTGGGCCAGCGGCTTTCCGGGATTTGGACGCGCCGGGAGCTGGCCGAGGCCTTCCTCGCCCATCATCCCCACCTAGGGATGCGGGTGAGCCCCTTGGAAAGCCCGGCCCTGAAGGAGGCCTTTCTTCGGGCCTTGGGGATGCTCCAGGTGGAAGCGGTCATGGTGGACTACCGGCCTGGGGGGCACCGGGCCCAGGTGGCCAAGGTGGTGGAACTCTTAAAGGAGGTGCGGCGTGCGTAGGGTTGTGGCGCTTCTTGGGGTTCTTTTGGCCTTGGGGCTAGCCCAGCGGGCGGAGGTGAGCCTGGGTAGCCCCTTCGGGGTGCAGGGGGGTGTGCGCTTCCCCCTGGTGCCCCTTGTGCTGGACGGGCGGGTCTATGGGGGGGTGGGCCTCGAGGCCCTGGGGGGAGGGATGGACCTTCTCCTCAAGCTTCCCCTCACCGACCTCTACCTGGGCCTGGGGGCCTTCTACGGCACGGGGCCCGCCCTGAGCTTCCCCGGGGATGCCCGCGGCCAGGGGGGGGTGCGGGCGGTCTTGGGCACCTGGCTCAACCTGCCCCTGCCCCTCCTCGGGGCCTACCTGGAGGTCCACCCCACCTATTACCTAACCCCCACCCAGGGCTTCGGGGTGGGGGCGGCCTTGGGCCTCAGCGTGGGCCTTTAGGCCTTGTACCCCTCCTTGAGGGGGACGATGCGGTTTAGGACCAGGGCGCCGGGCCTCGAGTCCACGGGGTCCTGCCAGAAGTAGCCCAGGCGTTCCAGCTGGTAACGGGTGTCCTTGGGGTCTTGGGCGAGGCTGGGCTCCACGTAGCCCCGCTTCACCACCAAGGCCTCGGGGTTCAGGTTCTTCAGGAAGTCCCCGCCCTCCTCCGGGTCCTTGGTGAGGAAAAGCCGGTTGTAGAGGCGGAACTCCACGGGTAGGGCGTGGCGGGCGGAAACCCAGTGGATGACCCCTTTCGGTTTGACCCCATCTTCCGGGTTGGCCCCCAGGGTCCCGGGGACGATGCGGGCCTTGAGGAGCTTCACCTCGCCTCCCTCTTCCACCACGTCCTCCAGCTCTATCACGTAGGCGTGGCGGAGGCGCACCCGCTGCCCTGGGGCGAAGCGCTTCCAGCCCTTGGGAGGGTTGAGGGCGAAGTCCGTGCGCTCAATGTAGAGTTCTGGGGAAAAGGGCAGGGGACGGGTGCCCTCCTTGGGGATGTCCCGGGGCCAGTAGGGGGCCTCGATCCACTCCTCCCCGTGGTAGTTGGTGAGGAGGATCTTGAGAGGCTCCAGCACCCCCAGAACCCGGGGGGCGATGGGGTTCAGGTCGTCTCGCACCACCTCCTCAAAGAGGTCCATCTCAATGAGGGCCTCGTTGCGGGAGATCCCCGTGCGCCGCACGAACTCGAGGATGGCCTCGGGCCGCACCCCCCGCCTGCGAAGGGCCCTTAAGGTGGGAAGCCTGGGGTCGTCCCAGCCCGAGACGTACCCTCCTTCCACCAGCCGGATGAGCTTGCGCTTGGAGAGGACCGTGTGGCTCAGGTCCAGCCGGGCGAACTCGTACTGGTAGGGCCTGGGCGCCTCGGGCAGGCCGCACTTCCCCTTGAGGTTCTCAATGACCCAGTCGTAGACCGCCCGGTTGTTCTCAAACTCCAGGGTGCAGAGGGAGTGGGTCACGCCCTCAATGAAGTCCTCGAGGGGATGGGCGTAATCGTACATGGGGTAGATGACCCACTGGTCCCCCGC encodes:
- a CDS encoding aspartate-semialdehyde dehydrogenase, whose protein sequence is MRVAVVGATGAVGQEILKVLEARNFPLSDLRLYASPRSAGKRLAFKGEEIPVEPLPEGPLPADLILASAGGALSKALAPRWVEGGAVVVDNSSAFRYEPWVPLVVPEVNREAIFRHQGIIANPNCTTAILAMALWPLHRAFRAKRVVVATYQAASGAGAKGMEELLRETHRFLHGQTPEAEVFAHPLPFNVIPHIDAFQENGYTREEMKVVWETHKIFGDDSIRISATAVRVPTLRAHAEAVSVEFAEPVTPEAAREVLRQAPGVEVVDEPLAKRYPMPLTASHKWNVEVGRVRQSLAFENGLDFFVVGDQLLKGAALNAVQIAEEWLKGA
- a CDS encoding TlyA family RNA methyltransferase → MRLDRYLVEKGLAESREKAKALIVQGKVRVEGKVVAKPAFPVPEGARVEVLEEARYVSRGAHKLLGALEAFPLDVAGKVAVDVGASTGGFTQVLLERGARRVYAVDVGKGQLHPTLRQDPRVVSLEEQDARTLHLPEPVDLLVMDVSFISSTLLLPKALELLRPGGDALVLVKPQFELWPGAHTGVVRDEGLRREALRRVRERAEALGFQVLGEKESPLPGKEGNREVWLWLRRP
- a CDS encoding DUF3234 domain-containing protein, which encodes MEPELSGVWYVLEGEPGEHLVVEALGQRLSGIWTRRELAEAFLAHHPHLGMRVSPLESPALKEAFLRALGMLQVEAVMVDYRPGGHRAQVAKVVELLKEVRRA
- a CDS encoding glutamine--tRNA ligase/YqeY domain fusion protein, translating into MGLVPECFITEIVARDLKEGKYPRLLTRFPPEPNGYLHIGHARSIVLNFGLALDFGGECNLRYDDTNPETEKEEYARAIEEDVRWLGFTPSRVLYASDYFETMYACALVLIQEGKAYVDDLSEEEMSALRAQGKPSPYRERSVEENLELFERMRRGEFPTGSRVLRAKIDPAHPNFKLRDPVLYRIVHAPHYHAGDQWVIYPMYDYAHPLEDFIEGVTHSLCTLEFENNRAVYDWVIENLKGKCGLPEAPRPYQYEFARLDLSHTVLSKRKLIRLVEGGYVSGWDDPRLPTLRALRRRGVRPEAILEFVRRTGISRNEALIEMDLFEEVVRDDLNPIAPRVLGVLEPLKILLTNYHGEEWIEAPYWPRDIPKEGTRPLPFSPELYIERTDFALNPPKGWKRFAPGQRVRLRHAYVIELEDVVEEGGEVKLLKARIVPGTLGANPEDGVKPKGVIHWVSARHALPVEFRLYNRLFLTKDPEEGGDFLKNLNPEALVVKRGYVEPSLAQDPKDTRYQLERLGYFWQDPVDSRPGALVLNRIVPLKEGYKA